The following are encoded in a window of Kitasatospora sp. NBC_01250 genomic DNA:
- a CDS encoding AAA family ATPase — translation MLLWINGPFGGGKTQTAHEIRRRLAGSVICDPEHVGFGLHRMTPPALRGDFQDLPAWRQGVYEVLDRALAAHDGVVIAPMTVVEPVYFRETVGRLRERGHEVRHFALLAERETVLRRLRERGFGHAVRIAAGKDAPLRRESFALSKLDVCLERLREAEFAEHLWTDRLTVPQVADHIAAAAGLRLAPNTDGALRGRLRRAWTGARHIRFD, via the coding sequence ATGCTCCTGTGGATCAACGGCCCCTTCGGTGGCGGCAAGACGCAGACCGCGCACGAGATCCGGCGGCGCCTCGCCGGCAGCGTCATCTGCGACCCCGAGCACGTGGGGTTCGGACTGCACCGGATGACGCCCCCGGCGCTGCGCGGGGACTTCCAGGACCTCCCCGCGTGGCGGCAGGGTGTCTACGAGGTGCTGGACCGTGCTCTGGCCGCGCACGACGGTGTGGTGATCGCGCCGATGACGGTCGTGGAGCCGGTGTACTTCCGCGAGACGGTCGGCCGGCTGCGCGAGCGCGGCCACGAGGTCCGGCACTTCGCGTTGCTGGCCGAGCGCGAGACGGTGCTGCGGCGGCTGCGTGAGCGCGGGTTCGGGCACGCCGTGCGGATCGCCGCCGGGAAGGACGCCCCGCTGCGCCGGGAGAGCTTCGCCCTGTCGAAGCTCGACGTGTGCCTGGAGCGCCTGCGCGAGGCGGAGTTCGCCGAACACCTGTGGACCGATCGCCTCACCGTCCCGCAGGTCGCCGACCACATCGCCGCCGCTGCCGGACTGCGGCTCGCCCCGAACACCGATGGCGCACTGCGCGGGCGCCTGCGCCGGGCCTGGACCGGGGCGAGGCACATCCGGTTCGACTGA